A stretch of DNA from Mesorhizobium onobrychidis:
CGCTGATCGGACTGCTCGAACTGGAGACCGACAGCGGCACGATTGAGCTGGCCATGAATAGGATCGTGGCCGAGCGACTTCTTTCTGCTGTCGTTGAATTTCTCCAGGCCGGCGAGGGAGATGACGCGCCAACGTTGCTGTCGAGCGTTCGCAGTGACGGCAAAGCACTCGGCAACCGGTCATTCTTGAACCAGCTTCAAACGACTATATTGGCGGAGGCTTTCTTCGATGACCATAGCGGTTAAGATAGCGACGCCCCTGGGTCCGAACTTCCTTGTGGCTTCCAAAATGCCGAGCGTAGCTCCAGCAAACAATCTGCCGTCGTTTGATGTTGATGGATCGTTTGCCGCCGACAGCAGATATTCATCAACGTCGTTGTAAAGCTCATTGGGAGCCGGCATTTTCAGTTGAACAAGCTGATCAACCGTTGCCCTAGTTCGGCTCTCCCTCTCAAAAAACCAGAAGTATGCCATGTAGCGAGCGAAGCCGTAGAGGGCCAGCACCATTTGAGCCAACCAAATTGCGATGGTGGCTGCCGCGGCTACCACCAATGCGGCCGGCCAATCGTTCCAGATCGACGCTATAGCCAGGACGATCGCAAAATCCAAAATTGACCAAAGGATAATGCCTGCCCAAAAGCTGCGGCTCTCAGATGACTGAGACCTTGTGGCCATGATTGCTGTGCCCCTCGCATGATGGTCATCGTGGAGCAACGTCTGGTGACTCGCAAGCTTCGCCCCGCAAGGGCGAGAAAGCCCTAAGCGGTGCCGCCGCGTCCAGACGCGCCGGCAATGGCGGATGACCTCATTCCAAAGCTGAAATGCGCCAAGTGCGGCGGCAAGAAAGTCGGGCTGATCTACACGCCCGACACCATCCCGAATGCGTACGGCAAGGCAAAGGACGGGCGATGACCGGCAGCAAGACACGATGTCAATTTGGTGCACCGCGCGAGCGCTTGGCGTGTGGGTCCTTGGAACGGAGTCGCATCATCGGCGTTACCGGCCAACCAAACGCTGCCAACGATATGGAGGAACGGGCGTGATCGAGTTGACCGAGAGGGAAAAGCGCTTTCTCAAGCGCGTTGACACCATCACTCACGTTCCCTGGTCGAACAAAGTCACAGCCGCAGATGCCAAAGGCAAGCCCATGCGTATCGCAAGGGCAACGTTTGCCCGATTAAGAGACGATGGCATCATCATCCGATCTACTAGCGACCTGACCTCGAACACCTACGTCGTTAATTCTGCACCCGTGACGCCACAAGTCGAGGAAGTGCAGGAAGCGTCCTGATCGGGCGGGATTAACAAACCCGCAAAGTCGGAGGCCTTGCAGGATCGCCCTGATCTCAGCGCCCGATGATCGCGATGTCGTTGTCGCGCACCGTGTCCAGGATCCGCTTGTGCCGGCGCTCTCGCGCCTTCTCGCACCCTCGCTAAGGCATCGCGCGGGCACGGGCGGCGCGTCAATCCTTCTTCAGCCTCACGCCGGCGCCACCGCCATTCTCCGGGATGAACTCGACGCCGGCCGCTTCGAGGGATGCTTGAACGGCCGCGATGGAGTGCCCTGGCGTTGTCGCTTCAGTCTCGATTCTGGTCACGGTGTTCCTGTGCACGCCCGACTTGTCGGCAAGATCGCGGACAGTCCAGTTCAACAGTCCGCGCGCCGCCCGAATTTGTGCACTTGTCACCATAGTTAATTCCTGTATAGTGCATTTGCCACCATAGAAGTGCAATTAGCACAATGGAGAGGAGTGCACAATGCCGAACACCTCTGTTCGGGCAGCCGCCGAAGGCATGCCCGCTGTCATCAACCGCCGCACTATCCTAACCGGCATCGGCGCGGCGACCGCCGCGGCAGTAACCCTAGGTAAAGCCGAATCAACTGGACTGGCTAACGCGGAGGGCGATGCGTCATGAAAGACAATATCGCGCACTACATGGAGACCGCCGAGCGGCTGGAACTACTGATCCCGACGTTCGATCCGGCGAATGGTGATATGATCCTGGTGTTCAAGACCGAAGCCGCAAACGGCGGGCGTTCATTGCGCCTCTCGCCCGAGTTGGGGGCGGAGTTCCGTTCCTATATTTTCCGGGCGATGCGTGAGAAAGCAAACTGACTATCGTTCCGTAGCCGAAACGATAATGGCCCGCTGCCTCCGGTGGTGGCGGGCTTTTTTTGCTGGGGCGGTCAGTTCGGCGCGATTAACGTTCTCTGCGATTTCCAAACTGAGTGTCGATCGCGTCTTTAGTAGCCGCCACCGCCAGTACCGCCGGCACTGCCACTACTGCTCCCGCTCGATGTAGACGCGGTTGGCCGTGCGGGTGGAGTCTCGCCGCGTGGTGCTGTCATGCAGGCAGTCAAAAGTAATACCGAAAACAGGATGAAAAGGCGCATATCGATAACCTCCTTTGGTAGGGTGTTCTCTATCGACAACGTCTCAGGTCCATCATTATTCCGCGAAGTCTGATCGGAATGCCCGCTGCCTCACGGTGGCGGGCTTTTTGTTCGCCTGCTACTTACCGTGGTATGGCCAAGAACAAACCGCCAGCCGACCATCATTTCGTGCCGCAGTTTCTTCTCCGAAACTTCGTTGACGATGCTGGCGCTTTGCACGTCTTGATCGGCGAACGCTTGCCCGGGGGGTGTTCCAGAATCCACCTGGTAAGGTGTTCTTTGAACGACAGCTTTACACCTCATTTGAAAAAGACCTGTCTAAAAACGTCGACCTTGAGCTCGCCTTTGCCCATCTGGAGGGAATTGTAGCGCCGCTGATAGCGCGCATCGTGGAGACGGCGAAACATAACCGAGGCGTCGCACTGCATTCAAACGAACGTCAGTTGCTTGCGACCTATACCTACTACCAGTGGAAGGGGGTGCCGGACAATTTTAGGATCCAGCCTTGCAACGTTCCGGATCGATGGCGAGAAGGCACTTCGCGAGTTCGAAACCCGATACCGCCCGCTCGACCCGCCTCAAAGGCCGCTCAGGCAGGCCGTGGAGGCCCAAAGCGGCCGTCCGGTGTGTGCCCCTTCGCGCCGCCCTACGACCTCGGTAGGGGCCGAAGTGGCCCTGCGATACATGCGGTGGCGTTTCGCGCCCAAGCTCGAGGACACAAGCTGGAAGCGTTCATTTTCGGCCTTGATTTCTGATCGTTTCCGCGTCATGCATTTATCAAATGCTGACGTGAAGGTCAGTTCCTCCTGTTCCAGCCATGTGTTCCCGCAAGCTGGTCGGACTATGAAATCACCTATCGGCACGGTCGTGCGACTTATGAGATTCGCTTTGACAATTCGTCCGGGGCTGGCCGAGGAGTACGCTCGGTGATGATGGATGGGGTCCTTTTTTGCCAAACGGAAATGTTCCCCTCACAGACGAAGACCTGACACACGAGGTTCGCGTGTTAATCGGTTAGTGGCCACGATTGATCGTTGAGTTGGCGGTCCAGGTCCACCGACGTTACCTTCCGCAGGGGTTTAGCGAGCCCCGAGGGCAGAGAAACTCCAGCCGATATCGTTGAGGACCGACCAGCCGGGAAAGATCGGTCCTGCCTACAACTCAGCGCCGAGCGCTTCCGGCATTAGCGTCAAATTCGATCGGCACCGATGGCAAATCAGGCCGGCCTCCAATTTCTAGAGGGGCACCGACTCGAACAGTCCCCGCAAAACCGAAGCGCTTCGGTGGAGCGCCGCGCGCTCCTGTGCATCGAGTTCAGGATAGAGATCGGCGGTCACCCCTTCGCGCCCCACGATCCGAGGAATTGACAGCGCAACATCCTGAACCCCCTCCGTGTTCTCGGTAACGATCGAAACAGAGAAGACCGCCTGCTCATCTTGCCTTATCGCGCCGATGAGCCGAGCGAGGCCGGCTGCGATGCCGTAGTAGGTGGATCCCTTTCCCCGGATAATTGTATAGGCAGCATTTCTGGTCCTGTCGTCGATCTCTGCTCGGACTGATTCTGTGATCGGGGCTCCGACCTGTGTAGCGAAGGTCGCAATCGGAACCGCTCCTGCGCGGGCGCTGGACCAAGCCAGTACTTGGCTGTCGCCATGTTCTCCGAGCACATATGCGTGGATGGAGCGAGGCGAGACGTGGAGATGCGCTCCCAGCAAACTGCGAAACCGCGCTGTATCAAGGATAGTGCCTGATCCAATCACGCGGCCTGCCGGCAGGCCTGAAATCACCTGTGTGATCTGGGTCATTATGTCGACCGGGTTCGATGCGACCAAAAGGATCACATCGGGACAAACGCGCATGATTTCGCCGATGATATCTCGAAAGATTGCGGCGTTCCGTCCGAGAAGGTCAGTCCTTGTCTCACCGGGGCGCTGCGCGGACCCCGCTGCAATGATGACTATTCCTGCATTTCGAAGCCGGTCGTAGTCCCCGCTCGCAATCGACGTGCCGGAGGCAAACGGGAGAGCATGGGCGATATCCAGAGCGTGTGCCTCGGCCAAAGCCGAATCCAAATCAACCAGCACAACCTCGCTAGCCACCCCGCGCAGGCCAAGTGCATATGCAGCCGCACTGCCCACCATCCCAGCTCCGACAATGCCGACTTTCATCTTCGTCCCTCCTGCGCGGAACACTTCGTATTCTAGACCATCGCTCGAAGAGACCCAAATGGTCGTAGCGATAGTGACGTTGCACGGAAGGTTTCCTTGGCTTGGGAGACCAAGATAGGGCCGGTGGCACGCGGGCTCTTCGGGGCGGTCCATGCTGCGACACGATCTTCCGGGCGTATTGATGCCATTGTAGCGAATGCGCCGCCTTCGATTTCAACGGCGACGCCGTCTATGAGCGTGGCCTGTATCGGACCTAGCAGCGGCTCCACCCAGTTCGATGCTCTGAAGGCCTTCGGTGCGTTCTATTACGAAATTGGTGGTTGTGCCGAAGAGTATGGCCACGCTGTCGAAGACCAACCCCAAAGCCACGCGCGGAGTCCGGCGCGATGTTAATTCACCGGCCCTGTATTGTGTCATTGGACCTAGGCTGCAGGTTTGCCGGTAACCTTCTCTACCGTCTCCAGGAGCGTTCGACTTAGCGTCCACACGCCCCAAAGAGCGACTGGCGGATGGGTGGGATTCGAACCCACGGTAGAGTTGCCCCTACGCTGGTTTTCAAGACCAGAGCCTAAAACCACTCGGCCACCCATCCAAGTCACTTTTCGGCGTCGCTTTTTCAGTTTGTGCCATTTCTGTGCCACTTGCGACGCCATATCTCCGTAAAACTCAATATTCCACAATGCCTTGCGGGATAGCGCACACCGGTTTTCAAGACCGATGCCTTAAACCGCGGCTATCCCTCCATCGTGAATTTGCAACCACGTCGCGTCCAAGGCGTGGCTGGAAGCCAATCAAGGCAGTCTGACTGCTGAATTCCTTGACAACTGAAGACGGCTCAACAGATGAGGAGCCAAAGGCGTTTGCTTTAGCCTCGCAGGAGCGGTCTCAAAGGAACCGTCCATATGCACCGTACTTTCCGGGGAATCTTGGCGACAATGTTGATTGCCTGTGGTGTCGCAGACGCTGCCGGTTACGCGCAGGCGCAAAATCTGCTCACCATCACGGCACCAGTCTCCGGTCAGACTGTTGACGGGACGCTCTCCTTTTCCGGGACGGCTTTCGTCAACAGTATTACACGGCGCGGTACTATTCGCGGACAGACCAACACCGGGGTCGAATGCCGAGGCACGACCACTGCCAACCTTACCTTCTCGCATGGAGAAGGAACGATGGTTTGCGGGCAACTCTCAACCCGATTCGTGTTCTCGCTGACCAGCAGACAACCCCCGGTTGGCACAGGAACGGGAACCCTTTCCGACGGGCGCAAAGTGGTGTTGAGAATAGGACAATGACCGCAAAACGACTGGCACGAATTGATGTCCTACTCGCGGCGCACGTGGCTTTCACCCGTTTGGCCCAGTTGCCAGAACCGGTCTTGGTCGCGCCATTTCCGGTTATTGGCGGGACGGACCATTAGCAGACATTTAGCACCAGGATTGGTGCTGTTGTCGAGGACGGGACCTGCAGAGCCCCGAGCCTTGAGCGGATCGTGAAAATCTGGACGAGAACTGGTCGCCGCGTGGTCGTGTTGCGACTTTGCCGGCAGCTTGTCGGGCGAATGCTGGTGCTGCTTGCTGTGAGTTTCGTCCACCATAGGTCAGACAATACGCAGCGGGTACGAAAGCTGTTGACGCTCATGTAGACGCACTGAGTTTCGACGCTGCATTGATGGACCTCCTTATGGTTGGAGCCGACCCATTTCTGCACGAACTGATGCTAAAGAGCTGCAAGGAGGCCTTAGCGGTTCGCACGCCTCCGCCTCCCCATCCACAGTCGGATTGATGTGGGAGGATTTTGCACCCCCGCGACGGCAATGGGGCGAAGATCTGCCTTCGAGTCCTGCACCAAACATTGGGCTCGTCTGGGCCGGATTAGGCACAGAAATGGCCCGCGCAGCAGTGCATTTCCGGTCCCTTATCGGGGCCGAAGATCTCGGATTGTCGTCAAGTTGTTGAAATCATTGGTACGCCCAAGGGGAATCGAACCCCTGTTACCGCCGTGAAAGGGCGGTGTCCTGACCGCTAGACGATGGGCGCGCTCAGATGTGAGCGCTTATAGTTGCGTTGCACCAAACCGGCAACCCGTCTGCCGCCGCCTGCGACAACTTTTTTCAGTGGCCGCAAAACCGCGCATTTTCGGCGATTTAGCCCGGTTCGACGCGGCACCGTATGCCGTCGTGAGACGGCGCATTGCGGACGTTGCATTAAACGAGGGAAGAACCAGCCGCTACCGCCGCCGGCGGCAGCGCCAGTTCCAGTCGCGCTCGGGACCGACGTCGATGTGAACGGATTCGGTATGGCAGTAGGTGCCGACGCCGCCGCGCCCGGGCATGCTGCGGATGTAGCTTGCCAGTTGCGCTTTCGAGACGCCTGGAACCTGGATGTCGGCAGCGGCGCAATACATGTGCAGCGAATTCTTGGCGCCGTTGGCGCGGCGGTTGCGGGCCGGGTCACGATAGCCGGAGGTGACGATCATCTTCTTGCCGTAGTGGCCCTCGATCGTCTTGAGCACGCGGACCAGCGAAGGCTTCAGGCAGGCAACGTCGACATTCTCGGTCTGCTTCAAAAGACCGTTGGGCGCCAGCCGGGCAAGCCCGGCAGCGGATGCCACCTGATAGGCGCCGCCTTCATCCTCGTTCAGATCGACGTCGCTGTCGTCGTCGAGACCGGATTTGCGCTTGATCTCGAAGAGTGCGGTCTTGCGTACGCCAGGCAGCGCGTCATCGGTGAAATGGCTGGTATCGCCGATCGAAGCCAGTTGCATCGGCTTTTCAGCTGATTTGGCCGAGGCCAAGGTGATGGTCGGCTTTGCCGCCGTCTTGGGCTGCGCCGCCGTCGGTTGCTCGCCCGACCTGTTGTTGGCCTGCGGGGCAGGGGCCGCCGAAGCGGGCGTGGCGCTGAACAAAGAGGCGAGGAACCCCTTCTTCTTCGGCGCATAGGCTTGCGGCTGCGGCTCTCCGGCGGTCACATAAACCGGATTGTTCATCGCCGGCGCGGCGGCCTCGGCTTTGGACTTCGGCGCGGCCGTGCCTGCATCGGCGGTTTCAGTCTTCTGCGCAGCAGCGTCGGCCTGTTCAACCGTCTGCGCGGACTGTTCCTGTGGCTGCGGCGTCTGGCCCGCAGTCGCGTCTGCGCGCGCAGGAGCCGTGACGGGGAAGCCGGCATCGGACTTGGCGCCTCCCTGGGTTCCCGGCTTGGCCATTGGCACATAAGCGACCTGCTCGGGAAGGCTTGCGTCGCCCTCGGCGGTCATCGTCATCTGTGAAGTCGTGATCTGCGACGACGAATCAACGGCGACCTGTTGGGTACCAGAGGCCGTGCTGATATCCGTAGCAGAGGCGTTATAGCCGGGCATGCCGACCGACAGGGACGGGTCGCCGGCCGAGGTGCAGGACGCCAGGAGCACGGAGAAAAGCGCGGCCACAATGGCGCGGCTTTCTCCCTTCGCGAGGCGCGATCCTGCTGATTTCAAAACCAAATTCCCCCTCGAGGTCCGGCCGGTAAATCATTGGCGCGGCGTCGGAACGTCTCGCCGAAATAAATCCTTGTCCCCGAACGGAAACGAGACCTGTGTCAAATCCGCAAGCCCCAGAGTAATTCGACGGCTAGAGAGGAATCGAGGCTGCTTAAGGGTTGACGACACCATTTCGTCCTCTTTTGGCGGCGCGTCAACTCACCACACATTACAGAAGGTTACACACGCACCTTGACATAGGTGCCTGGCGCGTCGCCCAGGGTCTTCATGTGGTTGCCGGGTTTGCGGGCCGGCACGCGGGTGTTGTCCTTGGCCTCGATCCAGCGTTGCCAGTGCGGCCACCAGGAGCCGGGATGGTTTGTGGCCTTGGCGATCCACTGGTCGAAGTCGCCCGCCGGCATGCCGCCGGTCCAGTAGTGATACTTCTGCGCCGCCGGCGGATTGACGACACCGGCGATGTGGCCGGAGCCGGCCATGACGTAGTCGACCTCACCGCCGAAATACTTCGAGCCGAGGAAAACCGAAAGCGCCGGCGCGATATGGTCTTCCTTCGAGGCGAGATTGTAGACCGGGATGGTAATATCCTTCAGCGATACTACGCGGCCCGCCAGTTCCATCATGCCTTGCGAAAGTCTGTTCTCGAGATAGCAATTGCGCAGGTAGAAGGAATGGTTGGCCGCGGCCATGCGGGTCGAATCGGCGTTCCAGTAGAG
This window harbors:
- a CDS encoding helix-turn-helix transcriptional regulator; its protein translation is MVTSAQIRAARGLLNWTVRDLADKSGVHRNTVTRIETEATTPGHSIAAVQASLEAAGVEFIPENGGGAGVRLKKD
- a CDS encoding L-lactate dehydrogenase, yielding MKVGIVGAGMVGSAAAYALGLRGVASEVVLVDLDSALAEAHALDIAHALPFASGTSIASGDYDRLRNAGIVIIAAGSAQRPGETRTDLLGRNAAIFRDIIGEIMRVCPDVILLVASNPVDIMTQITQVISGLPAGRVIGSGTILDTARFRSLLGAHLHVSPRSIHAYVLGEHGDSQVLAWSSARAGAVPIATFATQVGAPITESVRAEIDDRTRNAAYTIIRGKGSTYYGIAAGLARLIGAIRQDEQAVFSVSIVTENTEGVQDVALSIPRIVGREGVTADLYPELDAQERAALHRSASVLRGLFESVPL
- a CDS encoding YcbK family protein → MVLKSAGSRLAKGESRAIVAALFSVLLASCTSAGDPSLSVGMPGYNASATDISTASGTQQVAVDSSSQITTSQMTMTAEGDASLPEQVAYVPMAKPGTQGGAKSDAGFPVTAPARADATAGQTPQPQEQSAQTVEQADAAAQKTETADAGTAAPKSKAEAAAPAMNNPVYVTAGEPQPQAYAPKKKGFLASLFSATPASAAPAPQANNRSGEQPTAAQPKTAAKPTITLASAKSAEKPMQLASIGDTSHFTDDALPGVRKTALFEIKRKSGLDDDSDVDLNEDEGGAYQVASAAGLARLAPNGLLKQTENVDVACLKPSLVRVLKTIEGHYGKKMIVTSGYRDPARNRRANGAKNSLHMYCAAADIQVPGVSKAQLASYIRSMPGRGGVGTYCHTESVHIDVGPERDWNWRCRRRR